Sequence from the Onthophagus taurus isolate NC unplaced genomic scaffold, IU_Otau_3.0 ScKx7SY_15, whole genome shotgun sequence genome:
ccaagaaaatttaaatgcgGAACGgtatttaaacatattaacAAACCACATTGAAAGATATGTTGATGGTTTACCTTTACGTGATGCGGAAAAACTATATTTTCAACATGATGGCGCTCCTGCGCATACTGCTAGGCGTAtaactgattttttaaatattaattttgaagacAACTGGATTGGTTCCAGCGGAAACCATCGGTGGCCACCAAGATCACCGGATTTGACGCCACTGGATTTTTTTCTCTGGGGCTACATCAAAAACCAGTTATATTTAATGGATAATGGAAATATAAGagaattaaagataaattttgagCATTGTCTCAATTCTATTCCAAATATAAGTATATTTAACGCAATAAACAGTGTTAGAAAGCGTTGTGAAATTTGCATCGAAAAAAGAGGAGGTCAATTTGAGCATTTTTTGTagcattgttttaataatgtttggaaaataaaattattagtatttgttgttaaattactatttttttgcgttaataaaatatttataaatactatttgatctaacaaaaacaaataatatattaaataatgtcAATCTTATAGatgtgaaaatttttaaaagttattcataaagtATTAAGAAATGTAGGTATGTAGTAAACCTACAATTTCTAAAATCAGCcacttaataatttatcaagTTGCTAATAAAATAGTGTGAAGCAATGCAAgtcattaaatatttccgtaTTAACAGTTGgtgtaataaacataattatttgtttttaaataccagaagttatcttcttatttaattgttaactttttagattttacctaccgccccgtaatttacaggaaactgtaaatttcatttcGCCGATGatactagatggaaattttataaaaaatgtttatttttggctttattctaaaacaataagaaatagacctgtcgaaccctatatttttgtaatcagaaaaaaataacgaatttaataagcgaataatcagtggttgtttccatttaaaaaaacgaaaattgtgatgatatctcaaaatctaaaaccgaaaaaatttttttgactacgtcatccaattctctataaaaaagtgtccatataatgtcttagttataatactccacctataataataacgaagataattgcacttgctggttttacgatatttccaattttggcctctaggggaaaaacaaaagacgatagcgctatgaggttttcggcattagcagtttctcgaaaaacgagatcatgacatgtaagctactttttgtctaactcttatagtttccgagttagcctattcggacatcgaatttgaaccaccctgtacttagtatttaaaatactttttatcgAAAGTATTTGTACTTAatactttaaatatttcttaaatttagtacttagtattttgtatttaaaatacttgtgGGAAGTATTTTGCCCAGCTCTGGTAGATACCAACTTTAGTGAAATACGAACATTTACTGCTATTTTGCCATCACTCAAAGATTATTGGCGTAAAAATCCATTGTATAAAAACGAGATATCAAGATTTATGGCTCGAAATAGGTTTGAGCTGCTTTTGCGCATGTTCCATTTAGCCAATAACGAAGAATGCCCCTTCAACGATAGGCTTCACAAAATTCAATGTCTGGTTGACATGTTGAATAGGAACGCTTCTCTGTGCATTGTTCCAGAAGAAACCATTTGCATCGATGAAACCATGATTCCGTTTCGAGGCAGATTGTCTTTTCGACAATACATAAAAGGAAAAAGGCATAAGTTTGGaatgaaaatttataaagtatGCCTTGATGGCGGATTTACCTACAGCCTGAAGATAAATTGCGGTAAGGAAAAAATTGAAGGACAATCGGTGGCGGAATCTATCGTTATGGAAATGTTACAACCATTGCTTGATGATGGAAGAACTCTTTATGCAGATAATTGGTACATCTCTGTTGCCCTAGCGGAGAACTTACAAAAAAGATCAACTGATCTAGTAGGAACTAttcaaaagaataaaaaaggtCTGTCAAAGACTGTGGTCGACGCAAAACTCAAGAGAGGAGAAATTATTGCAAGGCAGAATCAAAATAAAGTGGTTGTTATGAAGTGGCATGACAAAAGAGATGTCCTCCTATTATCCACTAAACACACAGATGAACAGAAAGAAGTACATCACAAAGAGGGTCCCAGGCTCAAACCGTCTGCAATAATCGATTACAATACAGTTAAAGCGTTTGTTGATATGTCAGATATGGCAGCCTATTCAAATTCTCTGAGAAAGTCAATAAAATGGTACAGAAAATTGGCTTGTGAATTTATTACAGGCACCTCAGTAGTAAATGCGTTatacttgtacaacaaaataaacaataagaaaACTTCTATAACCACTTTCAAGGAAAACCTTGCCATGCAACTTTTTGAAAGTGGAGAACCGCTACACCCAAACGCAGAGAATCCAGTAGAAGAACACAGACTTACCGAAAAAATGGATAACGAGGGAAAGCATAAAAGGGGAAGATGCAAATCTTGCTATGAAAAGAATTCACAACAACATGGGCGCGATTATGcagtaaaaaatacaaaaagaattacTTACATATGTCTAAGTTGCAACGGCAATATTTTCATTTGCACGGAatgcttttttgaaaaacacgttttcaaaaaaattaaatagaatgtTTTGTGCTTTGCAGTGATtttccattaattttataaatattttttattagtttaagCTAAACGTTACATTTTTGAActgaaagaaataaataattttgaaatacaaattttctgtcatattttctataaaaactaaaatattctCGGGCCACACTCGAATAATGATTTCCTACGCCAGACCCACCCatacatacatttaaatcaaCGCTAAATACGGCCAGCTTGTGTACACATGGCTTAAGTGGTAGAACGTGTGCCCACTGATGGTACACATGGCGCTGGGGTTAATTCAACTGTGTTCATATATGGTACACATGGCAGTTAACGTGTTAAATGTTATAAAGATGTTTTATgtcgattaaaattattttgacacacaccaatcactttttttttagtttttgggtATCTTTGACACACTTTCAGATaagtttaaaatcattttattgattttgccAATACCCTTAAATGTTATAAAGATGTTTTATgtcgattaaaattattttgacacacaccaatcacatttttttagtttttgggtatctttgaaacactttcagataagtttaaaatcattttattgattttgccAATACCCTTAAATGTTATAAAGATGTTTTATGTCGATTAAAATCATATTGACACACACCAATCCTATTTTTCTAGTTTTTGGGTATCTTTGAAACACTTTCAGATAAGTTTAAAATCATTGTATTGATTCTACCGACCTCCCTAAATGTTATAAAGATGTTTTATGtcgattaaaatcattttgacaaaCGCCAATCGCGTTTTTCTAGTATTTGGGTATCTTTGAAGCacttttagataaaattaaaatcattttattgatttagcCGATCTTCTTAAATGTTATAAAGATATTTTGtatcaattaaaatcattttgacacacataaatcatatttttttagtttttggatatctttgaaacactttcagataagtttaaaatcattttattaattctgcTGATCCCCTTAAATGTTATAACgatgttttattaattctgCCATTCTCGTTAAGTGTTATTGAGATGTTTTTAGACGTTTAGAACTATTTTGACTTACGCCAATTCTCATGTTCCAAAATTTCTAAACTTTCTGGGAAACagctttttaattatttttgccATTCTCGTTAAGAATtgattgagatatttttagtCGTTTAGAATTAACTTAGATTTTGacttaaagatattttaaagttattgttaaaagatattacagatatctttaaagatttttgaaaatagtgCCATCTAGTACACAATGACGAAACTAACTACCTAACAGATCTTTATTAAGCAAAacaagaattattattaatcttaacttattattaatactttaCCTCTTATTAAATCCTTCTTCCTTACAAATagcattaaaattttctaacaatTTCTCTCGATCCGCCTGAGGGAGGATCATCAAAACACAAGAT
This genomic interval carries:
- the LOC111425423 gene encoding piggyBac transposable element-derived protein 4-like isoform X1, yielding MARNRFELLLRMFHLANNEECPFNDRLHKIQCLVDMLNRNASLCIVPEETICIDETMIPFRGRLSFRQYIKGKRHKFGMKIYKVCLDGGFTYSLKINCGKEKIEGQSVAESIVMEMLQPLLDDGRTLYADNWYISVALAENLQKRSTDLVGTIQKNKKGLSKTVVDAKLKRGEIIARQNQNKVVVMKWHDKRDVLLLSTKHTDEQKEVHHKEGPRLKPSAIIDYNTVKAFVDMSDMAAYSNSLRKSIKWYRKLACEFITGTSVVNALYLYNKINNKKTSITTFKENLAMQLFESGEPLHPNAENPVEEHRLTEKMDNEGKHKRGRCKSCYEKNSQQHGRDYAVKNTKRITYICLSCNGNIFICTECFFEKHVFKKIK